Proteins co-encoded in one Bubalus bubalis isolate 160015118507 breed Murrah chromosome 7, NDDB_SH_1, whole genome shotgun sequence genomic window:
- the TMEM271 gene encoding transmembrane protein 271, which yields MKWSVRGACAALSSCLLLACALSAAAVGLKCFSLGSELRGEPFRLGAAAGAFYSGLLLAAGLSLLGAALLCCGPRDAPLAGPGPGPGLGVAAGSAGAAEAAPGDPGGAAGPSGPVSSQNLLLLGVLVFMLGVLSAFAGAVIDGDTVSLVERKYSHYCLPPRAPAAAPGPAPGPAAAGPGPAPGAPRTRGTLDSATSAKCRQLKDYQRGLVLSTVFNSLECLLGLLSLLLVKNYKSSQARRGRRGRRKGGRALARPRGGPGLRAQPPASRSRRGRRGRRGRRLQPRPSEASILSPEESDFAAPGDCEGFATHHAVSYINVGVFHAFDEAGVEVCCGGHPSVELPGYAPSDPDLNASYPYCCRPPCEAARPWEPGRAC from the coding sequence ATGAAGTGGAGCGTCCGCGGGGCCTGCGCCGcgctctcctcctgcctcctgctcGCCTGCGCGCTCAGCGCCGCCGCCGTCGGCCTCAAGTGCTTCTCGCTGGGCTCGGAGCTGCGCGGGGAGCCGTTCCGGCTGGGGGCGGCCGCCGGCGCCTTCTATTCGGGGCTGCTGCTGGCCGCCGGCCTCTCGCTGCTCGGCGCCGCCCTGCTCTGCTGCGGGCCCCGGGACGCGCCCCTCGCGGGGCCGGGCCCGGGCCCGGGGCTAGGGGTCGCCGCCGGCTCCGCGGGGGCTGCGGAGGCCGCGCCGGGCGACCCGGGGGGCGCCGCCGGGCCCTCGGGGCCGGTGAGCAGCCAGAACCTGCTCCTGCTCGGCGTCCTCGTCTTCATGCTCGGGGTCCTCAGCGCCTTCGCGGGCGCCGTGATCGACGGCGACACCGTGTCCCTGGTGGAGCGCAAGTATTCCCACTACTGCCTGCCGCCGCGCGCGCCGGCCGCggcccccggcccggccccggGCCCTGCAGCCGCCGGCCCCGGCCCGGCACCCGGCGCGCCGCGCACCCGCGGCACCCTGGACAGCGCCACCTCCGCCAAGTGCCGCCAGCTGAAGGACTACCAGCGCGGCCTGGTGCTCTCCACCGTCTTCAACTCGCTCGAGTGCCTCCTGGGCCTGCTCAGTCTCCTGCTGGTCAAGAACTACAAGTCGTCGCAGGCCCGGCGAGGCCGGCGCGGCCGGCGGAAGGGAGGACGGGCCCTGGCGCGGCCCCGCGGCGGCCCGGGGCTCCGCGCGCAGCCGCCCGCCTCCCGGTCGCGGCGGGGCCGGCGGGGCCGGCGGGGGCGGAGGCTGCAGCCGCGGCCCAGCGAGGCTTCCATCCTGTCTCCGGAGGAGTCGGACTTCGCCGCCCCGGGGGACTGCGAGGGCTTCGCGACGCACCACGCGGTCTCCTACATCAACGTGGGCGTCTTCCACGCGTTTGACGAGGCGGGCGTGGAGGTGTGCTGCGGGGGGCACCCGTCTGTGGAGCTGCCGGGGTACGCGCCCTCGGACCCCGACCTCAACGCCTCCTACCCCTACTGCTGCCGCCCGCCCTGCGAGGCGGCGCGCCCCTGGGAGCCGGGCCGGGCCTGCTGA